One Meles meles chromosome 13, mMelMel3.1 paternal haplotype, whole genome shotgun sequence DNA segment encodes these proteins:
- the HPS6 gene encoding Hermansky-Pudlak syndrome 6 protein encodes MKRMGTLRLLSDLSHFSGAGRLRELLAGDPAVRVRCSPDGRHLLLLRPPGAPSPQLLVAVRGPGAELERAWPAGHPSPLDAFFLPWPARPALALVWESGLTEVWGAGVGPGWRLLRSTELCPGGGARLVAVAASRGRLVWCEERQDGAEGWQGLPAAFSHCVCFRTLEPSGEAGTNLGRTHILLHHCPSFGLLASRKDLFLVPTATTWPGVSHILLIWSPGKGKVMVAAPCLGLSHSQSLNPGRGDTWDFRTLLRGLPGLLSPMKPLTVHTWAPTPQGLLLLDFRGTVSLVQSHGGTRAVGTLQEAPAGLAGSAALGTFHGTLACVLGSTLELLDMGSGQLLERKVLSTDRVHLLAPPAPGMEDEEELETRGGLRLLSALGLFRVGWEAPQGLEVPSAEDLVFEEACEYYQRRSLRGTQLTPEELRHNSTFRAPQALASILQGHVSPSTLLTTLRAELRDYRALDQLKAHLVAGDDEEAGWTELAEHEVARLLRTELVGDQLAQLNTVFQALPTAAWGAILRALQLQPDGNGRLRSHAPPDVWKKVLGGTSAAKEPPNGILPVFELLCQCLCRLEPRWLPPFVELAQQQGGPGWGAGGPGLPLYRRALAVLGEEGTRSEALELELLLGSGRPKAVLQAVGQLVQKEQWEQALEAGLALGPSSPLLRSEIFKLLLAEFARHRRLDAHLPLLCRLCPPDLAPAELLLLLRTHLPDESEPPTPFPEPGTEPPLTVGLLRTLLEQTGAQGRPSGPVLSLYEDILWDPGTPPPTPPRGPVTTLQASDHPGLEAWAPSGQGLCVTDRG; translated from the coding sequence ATGAAGCGTATGGGGACTCTGCGGCTGCTTTCCGACCTCAGCCACTTTAGCGGCGCGGGCCGACTCCGGGAGTTGCTGGCCGGAGACCCAGCCGTAAGAGTACGCTGCAGCCCAGACGGCCGCCACCTGCTGCTCCTGCGACCCCCAGGGGCGCCGAGCCCGCAGCTGCTGGTCGCGGTGCGTGGCCCCGGCGCGGAACTGGAGCGTGCCTGGCCGGCCGGCCACCCCTCACCGCTAGATGCCTTCTTCCTGCCGTGGCCGGCGCGACCGGCGCTGGCCCTGGTGTGGGAAAGTGGCCTAACCGAGGTGTGGGGCGCGGGAGTGGGGCCTGGCTGGCGGCTGCTGCGGAGCACCGAGCTGTGTCCGGGCGGTGGAGCCCGCCTGGTGGCCGTGGCGGCGTCCCGAGGCCGCCTGGTGTGGTGCGAGGAGCGGCAGGATGGCGCTGAGGGCTGGCAAGGGCTGCCTGCTGCTTTCAGCCACTGCGTGTGCTTCCGAACCCTGGAACCCAGTGGGGAGGCTGGCACCAACCTGGGCCGCACACACATCCTGCTGCATCACTGCCCCTCTTTCGGACTACTGGCCTCCCGCAAGGACCTCTTCCTGGTGCCCACTGCCACTACCTGGCCTGGCGTGAGTCACATTCTGCTCATctggagcccaggcaagggcaagGTGATGGTGGCTGCCCCGTGTCTTGGCCTCTCCCACAGTCAGAGCCTAAATCCCGGACGAGGGGACACATGGGACTTCCGGACACTGCTCCGAGGCCTTCCTGGGCTGCTGTCCCCCATGAAGCCATTGACTGTACATACCTGGGCCCCAACTCCCCAGGGACTGTTATTGCTTGACTTCAGGGGCACTGTGAGCCTGGTGCAATCCCATGGTGGTACGCGGGCTGTGGGCACACTGCAGGAGGCACCTGCAGGCCTGGCAGGGTCTGCAGCACTGGGAACATTTCATGGGACTCTGGCTTGTGTGCTGGGCTCCACATTGGAACTGCTGGACATGGGCAGCGGGCAGCTGCTGGAGAGAAAGGTCCTAAGTACAGACCGAGTACATTTACTGGCACCCCCAGCACCTGGCATGGAGGATGAGGAAGAGCTGGAGACCCGAGGGGGTCTTCGTTTGCTTTCAGCCTTGGGTCTGTTTCGAGTAGGCTGGGAAGCCCCACAGGGCCTTGAGGTGCCCTCAGCTGAGGACCTGGTGTTCGAGGAAGCCTGCGAGTACTACCAGCGACGGAGCCTGCGGGGTACCCAGCTCACCCCAGAGGAACTGAGACACAACAGCACATTCCGGGCACCTCAGGCTCTGGCCTCCATTCTCCAGGGACATGTGTCCCCGTCTACACTGTTGACCACACTGAGGGCTGAGCTTCGAGATTACCGGGCCTTAGATCAGCTCAAAGCCCACTTGGTGGCTGGGGATGATGAGGAAGCTGGCTGGACTGAGCTGGCAGAGCACGAGGTGGCACGCCTGCTGAGGACCGAACTGGTGGGAGACCAGCTGGCCCAGCTCAACACGGTTTTCCAAGCCCTTCCTACAGCAGCGTGGGGTGCCATCCTCAGGGCCCTGCAGCTCCAGCCAGACGGGAATGGCAGGCTGAGGTCCCATGCTCCCCCTGATGTGTGGAAGAAGGTACTAGGAGGTACTTCAGCTGCAAAGGAACCTCCCAATGGGATACTGCCCGTCTTTGAACTTCTGTGCCAGTGCCTCTGCCGGCTGGAGCCGCGATGGCTGCCACCCTTTGTGGAACTGGCACAGCAGCAGGGTGGAccaggctggggggcggggggcccgGGGCTGCCCCTGTATCGTCGAGCCCTGGCAGTCCTAGGTGAGGAGGGGACCAGATCTGAGGCTCTGGAGCTGGAGCTGCTCTTAGGCAGTGGGCGGCCCAAAGCTGTGCTCCAAGCTGTGGGGCAGCTTGTCCAAAAGGAGCAATGGGAGCAGGCTCTAGAAGCAGGCCTGGCCCTAGGCCCCTCCAGTCCCCTGCTTCGAAGTGAGATCTTCAAACTGCTGTTGGCCGAATTTGCCCGGCACCGTCGACTTGATGctcacctccctctcctttgccGCCTGTGCCCACCGGACCTGGCTCCAGCTGAGCTCCTGCTTCTACTACGGACACACCTCCCAGATGAGTcggagccccccaccccattccctgaGCCAGGAACAGAGCCTCCTCTCACCGTGGGCTTGCTCAGAACCCTGCTGGAGCAGACTGGGGCTCAAGGACGGCCCTCGGGCCCAGTTCTAAGCCTGTATGAGGACATCCTATGGGACCCAGgcactccaccccccaccccacctcggGGACCTGTGACTACTCTCCAGGCATCAGACCACCCGGGCTTGGAGGCCTGGGCACCATCTGGACAGGGCCTCTGTGTGACTGACAGAGGCTGA
- the LDB1 gene encoding LIM domain-binding protein 1 isoform X1, translated as MSVGCACPGCSSKSFKLYSPKEPPNGNAFPPFHPGTMLDRDVGPTPMYPPTYLEPGIGRHTPYGNQTDYRIFELNKRLQNWTEECDNLWWDAFTTEFFEDDAMLTITFCLEDGPKRYTIGRTLIPRYFRSIFEGGATELYYVLKHPKEAFHSNFVSLDCDQGSMVTQHGKPMFTQVCVEGRLYLEFMFDDMMRIKTWHFSIRQHRELIPRSILAMHAQDPQMLDQLSKNITRCGLSNSTLNYLRLCVILEPMQELMSRHKTYSLSPRDCLKTCLFQKWQRMVAPPAEPARQQPSKRRKRKMSGGSTMSSGGGNTNNSNSKKKSPASTFALSSQVPDVMVVGEPTLMGGEFGDEDERLITRLENTQFDAANGIDDEDSFNNSPALGANSPWNSKPPSSQESKSENPTSQASQ; from the exons ATGTCAGTGGGCTGTGCCTGTCCTG GTTGTTCCTCAAAGTCATTCAAGCTGTACTCACCGAAGGAGCCCCCGAACGGCAACGCCTTCCCCCCCTTCCATCCCGGCACCATGCTAGATCGGGATGTGGG CCCTACTCCCATGTACCCGCCTACATACCTGGAGCCTGGGATTGG GAGGCATACACCATATGGCAACCAAACTGACTACAGAATATTTGAGCTTAACAAACGGCTTCAAAACTGGACAGAG GAGTGTGACAATCTCTGGTGGGATGCTTTCACAACTGAGTTCTTTGAGGATGATGCCATGTTAACCATCACTTTCTGCCTGGAGGATGGACCAAAGAGATACA CCATTGGCCGGACCTTGATCCCACGCTACTTCCGCAGCATCTTTGAAGGGGGTGCTACGGAGCTGTACTATGTGCTTAAGCATCCCAAGGAGGCATTCCACAGCAACTTTGTGTCCCTCGACTGTGACCAAGGCAGCATGGTGACCCAGCACGGCAAACCCATGTTCACCCAG GTGTGTGTGGAGGGCCGGTTGTACCTAGAGTTCATGTTTGACGACATGATGCGGATAAAGACGTGGCACTTCAGCATCCGGCAGCACCGAGAACTCATCCCCCGCAGCATCCTTGCCATGCAT GCCCAGGACCCCCAGATGCTGGATCAGCTCTCCAAAAATATCACCCGGTGTGGGCTGTCCAATTCCACTCTCAACTACCTCCGA CTCTGTGTGATACTCGAGCCCATGCAGGAGCTCATGTCCCGCCACAAGACCTACAGCCTCAGCCCCCGTGATTGCCTCAAGACCTGCCTTTTCCAGAAGTGGCAGCGCATGGTAGCACCCCCCG CGGAGCCCGCACGGCAGCAGCCCAGCAAGCGGCGGAAACGAAAGATGTCAGGGGGCAGCACCATGAGCTCGGGGGGCGGCAAcaccaacaacagcaacagcaagaaGAAAAGCCCAGCCAGCACCTTCGCCCTCTCCAGCCAGGTACCT GATGTGATGGTGGTGGGGGAGCCCACCCTGATGGGCGGGGAGTTCGGGGACGAGGACGAGAGGCTCATCACCCGGCTGGAGAACACCCAGTTTGACGCGGCCAACGGCATTGACGACGAGGACAGCTTTAACAACTCCCCCGCCCTGGGCGCCAACAGCCCCTGGAACAGCAAGCCTCCATCCAGCCAAGAAAGCAAATCGGAGAACCCCACGTCACAGGCCTCCCAGTAA
- the LDB1 gene encoding LIM domain-binding protein 1 isoform X2 — MSVGCACPGCSSKSFKLYSPKEPPNGNAFPPFHPGTMLDRDVGPTPMYPPTYLEPGIGRHTPYGNQTDYRIFELNKRLQNWTEECDNLWWDAFTTEFFEDDAMLTITFCLEDGPKRYTIGRTLIPRYFRSIFEGGATELYYVLKHPKEAFHSNFVSLDCDQGSMVTQHGKPMFTQVCVEGRLYLEFMFDDMMRIKTWHFSIRQHRELIPRSILAMHAQDPQMLDQLSKNITRCGLSNSTLNYLRLCVILEPMQELMSRHKTYSLSPRDCLKTCLFQKWQRMVAPPAEPARQQPSKRRKRKMSGGSTMSSGGGNTNNSNSKKKSPASTFALSSQDVMVVGEPTLMGGEFGDEDERLITRLENTQFDAANGIDDEDSFNNSPALGANSPWNSKPPSSQESKSENPTSQASQ; from the exons ATGTCAGTGGGCTGTGCCTGTCCTG GTTGTTCCTCAAAGTCATTCAAGCTGTACTCACCGAAGGAGCCCCCGAACGGCAACGCCTTCCCCCCCTTCCATCCCGGCACCATGCTAGATCGGGATGTGGG CCCTACTCCCATGTACCCGCCTACATACCTGGAGCCTGGGATTGG GAGGCATACACCATATGGCAACCAAACTGACTACAGAATATTTGAGCTTAACAAACGGCTTCAAAACTGGACAGAG GAGTGTGACAATCTCTGGTGGGATGCTTTCACAACTGAGTTCTTTGAGGATGATGCCATGTTAACCATCACTTTCTGCCTGGAGGATGGACCAAAGAGATACA CCATTGGCCGGACCTTGATCCCACGCTACTTCCGCAGCATCTTTGAAGGGGGTGCTACGGAGCTGTACTATGTGCTTAAGCATCCCAAGGAGGCATTCCACAGCAACTTTGTGTCCCTCGACTGTGACCAAGGCAGCATGGTGACCCAGCACGGCAAACCCATGTTCACCCAG GTGTGTGTGGAGGGCCGGTTGTACCTAGAGTTCATGTTTGACGACATGATGCGGATAAAGACGTGGCACTTCAGCATCCGGCAGCACCGAGAACTCATCCCCCGCAGCATCCTTGCCATGCAT GCCCAGGACCCCCAGATGCTGGATCAGCTCTCCAAAAATATCACCCGGTGTGGGCTGTCCAATTCCACTCTCAACTACCTCCGA CTCTGTGTGATACTCGAGCCCATGCAGGAGCTCATGTCCCGCCACAAGACCTACAGCCTCAGCCCCCGTGATTGCCTCAAGACCTGCCTTTTCCAGAAGTGGCAGCGCATGGTAGCACCCCCCG CGGAGCCCGCACGGCAGCAGCCCAGCAAGCGGCGGAAACGAAAGATGTCAGGGGGCAGCACCATGAGCTCGGGGGGCGGCAAcaccaacaacagcaacagcaagaaGAAAAGCCCAGCCAGCACCTTCGCCCTCTCCAGCCAG GATGTGATGGTGGTGGGGGAGCCCACCCTGATGGGCGGGGAGTTCGGGGACGAGGACGAGAGGCTCATCACCCGGCTGGAGAACACCCAGTTTGACGCGGCCAACGGCATTGACGACGAGGACAGCTTTAACAACTCCCCCGCCCTGGGCGCCAACAGCCCCTGGAACAGCAAGCCTCCATCCAGCCAAGAAAGCAAATCGGAGAACCCCACGTCACAGGCCTCCCAGTAA
- the LDB1 gene encoding LIM domain-binding protein 1 isoform X3 has translation MLDRDVGPTPMYPPTYLEPGIGRHTPYGNQTDYRIFELNKRLQNWTEECDNLWWDAFTTEFFEDDAMLTITFCLEDGPKRYTIGRTLIPRYFRSIFEGGATELYYVLKHPKEAFHSNFVSLDCDQGSMVTQHGKPMFTQVCVEGRLYLEFMFDDMMRIKTWHFSIRQHRELIPRSILAMHAQDPQMLDQLSKNITRCGLSNSTLNYLRLCVILEPMQELMSRHKTYSLSPRDCLKTCLFQKWQRMVAPPAEPARQQPSKRRKRKMSGGSTMSSGGGNTNNSNSKKKSPASTFALSSQVPDVMVVGEPTLMGGEFGDEDERLITRLENTQFDAANGIDDEDSFNNSPALGANSPWNSKPPSSQESKSENPTSQASQ, from the exons ATGCTAGATCGGGATGTGGG CCCTACTCCCATGTACCCGCCTACATACCTGGAGCCTGGGATTGG GAGGCATACACCATATGGCAACCAAACTGACTACAGAATATTTGAGCTTAACAAACGGCTTCAAAACTGGACAGAG GAGTGTGACAATCTCTGGTGGGATGCTTTCACAACTGAGTTCTTTGAGGATGATGCCATGTTAACCATCACTTTCTGCCTGGAGGATGGACCAAAGAGATACA CCATTGGCCGGACCTTGATCCCACGCTACTTCCGCAGCATCTTTGAAGGGGGTGCTACGGAGCTGTACTATGTGCTTAAGCATCCCAAGGAGGCATTCCACAGCAACTTTGTGTCCCTCGACTGTGACCAAGGCAGCATGGTGACCCAGCACGGCAAACCCATGTTCACCCAG GTGTGTGTGGAGGGCCGGTTGTACCTAGAGTTCATGTTTGACGACATGATGCGGATAAAGACGTGGCACTTCAGCATCCGGCAGCACCGAGAACTCATCCCCCGCAGCATCCTTGCCATGCAT GCCCAGGACCCCCAGATGCTGGATCAGCTCTCCAAAAATATCACCCGGTGTGGGCTGTCCAATTCCACTCTCAACTACCTCCGA CTCTGTGTGATACTCGAGCCCATGCAGGAGCTCATGTCCCGCCACAAGACCTACAGCCTCAGCCCCCGTGATTGCCTCAAGACCTGCCTTTTCCAGAAGTGGCAGCGCATGGTAGCACCCCCCG CGGAGCCCGCACGGCAGCAGCCCAGCAAGCGGCGGAAACGAAAGATGTCAGGGGGCAGCACCATGAGCTCGGGGGGCGGCAAcaccaacaacagcaacagcaagaaGAAAAGCCCAGCCAGCACCTTCGCCCTCTCCAGCCAGGTACCT GATGTGATGGTGGTGGGGGAGCCCACCCTGATGGGCGGGGAGTTCGGGGACGAGGACGAGAGGCTCATCACCCGGCTGGAGAACACCCAGTTTGACGCGGCCAACGGCATTGACGACGAGGACAGCTTTAACAACTCCCCCGCCCTGGGCGCCAACAGCCCCTGGAACAGCAAGCCTCCATCCAGCCAAGAAAGCAAATCGGAGAACCCCACGTCACAGGCCTCCCAGTAA